TTTCCCATTTATTTCTTCATCATCATATCTCACTAATATTTCAGAATCAAATTTAGTAGCTATTTGAACAAACAACGATGAAGGTCTTGCATGTAAACCTGCTTTATTTTTTATTTCAACTTCTATTTTTTTCATTGTTTACCATCCTTACAATTTTTTTATATAAGTCTTCACT
Above is a genomic segment from Fusobacterium sp. JB019 containing:
- a CDS encoding HPr family phosphocarrier protein codes for the protein MKKIEVEIKNKAGLHARPSSLFVQIATKFDSEILVRYDDEEINGKSIMGLMLLAAEQGRKLELEADGSDELEMLEALKNLIEVEKFGEE